Proteins from a single region of SAR202 cluster bacterium:
- a CDS encoding DUF1800 domain-containing protein — MSERDLSLHAHLLRRAGFGARIDELEKISKKPYEQVVVDLLNPESQPDIEWDITQRYYSTGNHGWNTSWWHRMLNSERRLQEKMVIFWHYIFATGLSKDGASPSHYDQIEMFRKYGMGDLRTLLIKLSQDPAMIFWLDNNENLKDELNENYGRELLELFSMGVGNYTEGDVKGAAQAFTGWTFSTPLLEIATKDQGYSAGFVYDATQHNDGEKAFLGHNGKFNGEDIVDIIVKQPATARFIARQMYAFFVADEPAVAAWNEIPPQDPKAIEALEEAYFKSDGNITAMLRVLFNSDFFKDAKFKRVKTPLELVMGVYKLTAEHQFPSPGYPDRRAAIHQMGQGLLNPLTVEGWPRGMGWIDGGTLNNRVNSAVDMIDDANTPGVKMIVSRLSKLGKVTPEQLVDKCIEFVAPAPIRSETRKGLLQYAESGGVLDFTDPSKKKENEARVLRTVQLIVATREYQFV; from the coding sequence TGCGCCGCGCGGGCTTCGGCGCCCGCATCGATGAGCTGGAGAAGATCTCTAAAAAGCCGTATGAGCAAGTCGTGGTAGACCTGCTTAACCCGGAGTCCCAGCCCGATATCGAGTGGGATATCACCCAGCGCTATTACAGCACCGGCAACCATGGTTGGAACACATCCTGGTGGCACAGAATGCTGAACTCGGAGCGGCGGCTGCAAGAGAAGATGGTCATCTTCTGGCACTATATCTTCGCCACCGGCTTGTCAAAGGACGGCGCTTCTCCCTCTCACTACGACCAGATCGAGATGTTCCGAAAGTATGGTATGGGAGACCTGAGGACGCTGCTCATCAAGCTTTCCCAGGACCCGGCCATGATCTTCTGGCTGGACAACAATGAGAACCTGAAGGACGAGCTCAACGAGAACTATGGTCGAGAGCTTCTTGAGCTATTCTCCATGGGCGTCGGCAACTACACGGAAGGCGATGTGAAGGGCGCCGCCCAGGCCTTCACCGGCTGGACTTTCTCAACGCCGCTCCTGGAGATCGCCACGAAGGACCAGGGGTATAGCGCCGGGTTCGTATATGACGCCACCCAGCACAATGACGGCGAAAAGGCCTTCCTCGGCCACAACGGCAAGTTCAACGGCGAGGATATCGTAGACATCATCGTTAAGCAGCCCGCAACGGCCCGCTTCATAGCCCGCCAGATGTACGCGTTCTTCGTCGCGGACGAGCCCGCGGTTGCAGCGTGGAACGAGATACCCCCGCAGGACCCGAAGGCCATTGAGGCTTTGGAAGAGGCGTATTTCAAGTCTGACGGCAACATTACGGCGATGCTGAGAGTGCTGTTCAACTCGGACTTCTTCAAGGACGCCAAGTTCAAGCGCGTCAAGACTCCGCTGGAGCTGGTTATGGGCGTCTACAAGCTCACTGCTGAGCACCAGTTCCCCAGCCCGGGCTATCCCGACCGCCGGGCCGCCATCCACCAGATGGGCCAGGGCCTTCTGAACCCCCTCACCGTGGAAGGGTGGCCGCGGGGCATGGGCTGGATCGATGGCGGCACGCTCAACAACCGCGTCAACAGCGCAGTCGACATGATTGACGATGCGAACACGCCTGGCGTGAAGATGATCGTTTCCCGCCTGTCGAAGCTGGGTAAGGTCACACCGGAGCAGCTCGTGGACAAGTGCATCGAGTTCGTCGCCCCGGCACCGATCCGGTCGGAGACTCGCAAAGGCCTGCTGCAGTACGCCGAGTCAGGCGGCGTGCTCGACTTCACTGACCCGTCGAAGAAGAAGGAGAACGAGGCGCGCGTCCTGCGCACCGTCCAGCTCATCGTTGCGACCAGAGAGTACCAGTTCGTGTAA